In Bryobacteraceae bacterium, the following proteins share a genomic window:
- a CDS encoding YihY/virulence factor BrkB family protein yields the protein MKAFLRRLGRAATLLYDSNVLSIAKGAAYSGLVALFPVLTLLATLLVQWRASPVLGVLNRYLSRALPPGADTMVLDQIVVEGDKPVALLITAAVLAMWAGTGFQLSLMEGFNSVFKVPSRNFIRQRGVAAVLVFTTALPMVGASALIVFGNRTEAAVIRWIQGLPQTTPLTAGVLWIGGLARLAIAVGAVVLVTGLLYYIGPNRSKCWRSVWPGAWLATGLWVATTTGFTWYAGNIANYNVMYGSIGAVIALLAWMYLLAIIACFGCAFNAAGG from the coding sequence ATGAAGGCCTTCCTACGCCGGCTGGGCCGTGCAGCGACGCTGCTGTACGACTCCAACGTTCTCTCCATCGCGAAGGGCGCGGCGTATTCGGGCTTGGTGGCTCTGTTTCCGGTTCTCACGCTGCTGGCGACTCTGTTGGTGCAGTGGCGCGCTTCTCCCGTGCTCGGCGTACTGAACCGCTACCTGTCGCGGGCGCTGCCACCGGGCGCCGACACCATGGTGCTGGACCAGATCGTAGTGGAGGGCGACAAACCGGTGGCGCTGCTGATCACGGCCGCCGTGCTCGCGATGTGGGCCGGCACGGGTTTTCAGTTGAGCCTGATGGAAGGGTTCAATTCGGTATTCAAGGTCCCATCGCGGAACTTCATCCGCCAGCGGGGCGTGGCGGCGGTGCTGGTTTTCACAACGGCGCTACCGATGGTGGGCGCCTCGGCGCTCATCGTGTTCGGCAACCGCACGGAGGCGGCCGTGATCCGGTGGATACAGGGGCTGCCGCAAACGACGCCGCTCACGGCCGGCGTACTTTGGATCGGTGGACTGGCGCGGCTGGCAATCGCCGTGGGGGCTGTCGTTCTGGTGACAGGACTGCTCTACTACATCGGGCCGAACCGTTCCAAGTGCTGGCGGAGCGTGTGGCCGGGAGCGTGGCTCGCCACCGGGCTTTGGGTGGCGACAACCACCGGATTCACGTGGTATGCAGGCAACATCGCCAACTACAACGTGATGTATGGATCGATCGGCGCCGTGATCGCGCTGCTCGCGTGGATGTATCTGCTCGCCATCATCGCCTGCTTCGGATGCGCGTTCAACGCGGCGGGCGGCTGA
- a CDS encoding ion channel, whose amino-acid sequence MATPFPTSDARSRGAGLEADRDLGLGGQLAERSGRRLMNADGSVNVRRTGARWRDFFHPYHLLLTVSWSAFFGLVLAAYLALNLAFAGAYLACGPGALSGADSAGIQGRFADAFFFSVQTIATIGYGKMTPQGVAANLLVAIEALTGLLGFAFATGVMFARFSRPSARLAFSGQAVVAPYRGGRAVMFRAANARQNELTDVRATVSMARLETIGGRRIRKFHALPLERSSVTFLSTQWVVVHPIDERSPFWGVNEEEFRASDPEVLVLIAAMDETFSQTVQVRRSYQGAEEFAWGVKFRDIYEREDDGAMRIDVRRLGEVDEAELPPIGSAPGPV is encoded by the coding sequence ATGGCGACCCCGTTCCCTACTTCCGACGCGCGGTCGCGCGGCGCGGGCCTTGAAGCCGATCGCGACCTGGGCCTCGGCGGCCAACTCGCCGAGCGTTCCGGCCGGCGGCTGATGAATGCCGACGGCAGTGTGAACGTCCGCCGCACCGGCGCGCGATGGCGCGATTTCTTCCACCCGTACCATCTGCTGCTCACAGTGTCGTGGAGCGCGTTCTTCGGGCTCGTGCTGGCCGCGTACCTGGCGCTGAACCTGGCGTTCGCGGGGGCATACCTCGCTTGCGGACCGGGCGCGCTCTCCGGAGCGGATTCGGCGGGTATCCAGGGCCGGTTTGCCGACGCTTTCTTCTTCAGCGTGCAGACAATCGCCACCATTGGCTACGGCAAGATGACGCCGCAGGGCGTGGCCGCCAATCTCCTGGTGGCCATCGAAGCGCTCACCGGGCTGCTCGGCTTCGCCTTCGCCACCGGCGTGATGTTCGCGCGATTCTCCCGCCCCTCGGCCCGGCTGGCGTTCAGCGGACAAGCGGTGGTGGCGCCGTACCGCGGCGGAAGGGCGGTGATGTTCCGCGCGGCCAACGCGCGGCAGAACGAGCTGACCGACGTTCGCGCGACGGTATCGATGGCGCGGCTTGAAACCATCGGCGGCCGGCGGATTCGCAAGTTCCACGCTCTGCCGCTCGAACGGAGCAGCGTTACGTTCCTCTCCACGCAGTGGGTGGTGGTGCATCCGATCGACGAGAGGAGTCCGTTCTGGGGCGTGAACGAGGAGGAGTTCCGCGCGAGCGACCCGGAGGTCCTGGTGTTGATCGCCGCGATGGACGAGACGTTCTCGCAGACGGTACAGGTGCGGCGGTCCTACCAGGGAGCCGAGGAATTCGCCTGGGGCGTCAAGTTTCGGGATATCTACGAACGCGAGGACGACGGAGCGATGCGGATCGACGTGCGGCGCCTGGGGGAGGTTGACGAAGCCGAGCTTCCGCCGATCGGCTCCGCGCCCGGACCGGTTTGA
- a CDS encoding sulfatase-like hydrolase/transferase, with amino-acid sequence MIERRSFLRTAAAAGATVAARAQRERPPNILLVLFDKCRTDAWSCYGERKGSATPHIDALAKDGVRFANAFTPAALCGPARASILTGKYPHVHGLIRNVYEAPRGRVNTNFPEPIADPFRDPRFKLWDNFAFLLNNAGYATGCVGKWHLGPGNPGFFDTFKGFNSLLRHWVAEPHKSRYRPDIHTEDGIRFIEQNADRPWLLYQSYYAPHEPLDPPKEFAAKFAGQEHADYYATVAHLDHCVGRFVDALRRRNLLDNTLVIVTTDHGRTWIDRPGSAEGISLSYEEVSRIPLAIRYPKLFPADKVWQSGVTTADLMPTVLEAANVSPALGPPSFGLTPALQSTSLAERLRGPDRWTGPVILHNVPQRGIDGSYYDERSVRTAKHKLILRKFEVRPELRAGELYDLERDPAESRNVYQSAPAVVGDLAGQLAAWGRANGDSLSAELGEWARQPVL; translated from the coding sequence ATGATCGAGCGAAGAAGCTTCCTGCGCACCGCCGCCGCCGCCGGCGCCACCGTTGCCGCGCGCGCGCAACGGGAACGTCCGCCCAACATCCTCCTCGTCCTCTTCGATAAATGCCGGACCGACGCCTGGAGCTGCTACGGCGAACGCAAGGGCTCCGCCACGCCGCACATCGACGCCCTTGCGAAAGACGGCGTCCGCTTCGCCAATGCCTTCACCCCCGCCGCTCTCTGCGGACCCGCGCGAGCCTCCATCCTCACCGGCAAGTATCCCCACGTTCACGGCCTCATCCGCAACGTCTACGAAGCGCCGCGCGGCCGCGTCAACACCAACTTCCCGGAGCCCATCGCGGACCCCTTCCGCGATCCGCGTTTCAAGCTCTGGGACAACTTCGCGTTCCTCCTCAACAACGCCGGCTACGCCACCGGCTGCGTCGGCAAGTGGCACCTCGGCCCCGGCAATCCCGGCTTCTTCGATACGTTCAAGGGCTTCAACTCCCTGCTGCGGCACTGGGTGGCGGAGCCGCACAAGTCGCGCTATCGGCCCGATATCCACACCGAGGACGGCATCCGCTTCATCGAGCAGAACGCGGACCGGCCGTGGCTTCTCTACCAGTCCTACTACGCCCCCCACGAACCGCTCGATCCTCCGAAAGAGTTCGCAGCCAAATTCGCCGGACAGGAACACGCTGATTACTACGCCACCGTCGCGCACCTCGATCACTGCGTCGGCCGCTTCGTCGACGCTCTCCGCCGCCGCAATCTGCTCGACAACACGCTCGTCATCGTCACCACGGACCACGGCCGCACCTGGATTGACCGGCCGGGCTCGGCCGAAGGCATCAGCCTTTCCTATGAAGAGGTGTCGCGTATCCCGCTCGCCATCCGCTACCCGAAGCTCTTTCCGGCCGACAAGGTGTGGCAAAGCGGCGTAACCACCGCTGACCTCATGCCCACCGTGCTCGAAGCCGCCAACGTCAGCCCCGCGCTCGGCCCTCCTTCCTTCGGTCTCACGCCAGCGCTGCAATCCACTTCGCTCGCCGAACGCCTCCGCGGGCCGGACCGATGGACGGGGCCTGTGATCCTCCACAACGTCCCCCAGCGCGGAATCGACGGCTCCTACTACGACGAACGCTCGGTCCGTACTGCAAAGCACAAGCTGATCCTGCGCAAGTTCGAAGTGCGGCCCGAACTGCGCGCCGGTGAGCTGTACGATCTCGAACGCGATCCCGCCGAGTCTCGCAACGTCTACCAATCCGCCCCGGCCGTCGTTGGCGACCTCGCCGGCCAACTCGCCGCCTGGGGACGCGCCAACGGCGACTCGCTATCGGCGGAGTTGGGCGAGTGGGCGCGCCAGCCCGTCCTCTGA
- the rsmI gene encoding 16S rRNA (cytidine(1402)-2'-O)-methyltransferase, which yields MPASLYLVATPIGNLEDITYRAVRTLSEAGLIACEDTRQTRKLLDHYRISTPLVSYHEHNEKARAAELVERLAAGQSIALVSDAGTPLVSDPGFRLVEQAIANGIPVVPIPGPSAAIAALAASGLPVDAFRFGGFLPPKSGARRRELERLAGAAETLIFYEAPHRLAETLADVVETLGPTRPVAVGRELTKLHEEFLRGTAGEVAALAAAREPLKGEITLLIGRAAGPPAPAGPDEIRAEIESLVRGGASAMDAMKEVARSHGIGKRDVYRIWEDH from the coding sequence ATGCCCGCTTCGCTGTATTTGGTCGCCACTCCCATCGGCAACCTCGAAGATATCACCTACCGCGCCGTCCGTACGCTTTCCGAGGCCGGGCTGATCGCCTGCGAGGACACCCGCCAGACCCGCAAGCTCCTCGACCACTACCGTATCTCCACGCCTCTCGTCAGCTACCACGAGCACAACGAGAAGGCCCGCGCCGCCGAACTCGTCGAACGGCTCGCCGCCGGACAATCGATCGCACTCGTTTCCGACGCCGGAACGCCCCTCGTCTCGGATCCCGGTTTCCGTCTCGTTGAACAGGCCATCGCCAACGGCATCCCCGTGGTGCCCATTCCCGGCCCCAGCGCCGCCATCGCCGCCCTGGCCGCCAGCGGCCTCCCGGTGGACGCCTTCCGCTTCGGCGGCTTCCTGCCGCCCAAGTCCGGCGCCCGGCGGCGCGAACTCGAGCGTCTCGCCGGCGCGGCCGAAACGCTCATCTTCTATGAGGCGCCTCACCGCCTCGCGGAAACGCTCGCCGACGTCGTCGAGACGCTCGGCCCCACGCGGCCCGTGGCCGTCGGGCGCGAACTCACCAAGCTCCACGAGGAGTTTCTGCGGGGAACGGCCGGCGAAGTGGCGGCCCTGGCCGCGGCCAGGGAGCCGCTGAAAGGCGAGATCACCCTGCTCATTGGCCGCGCCGCCGGGCCGCCCGCACCCGCCGGCCCGGACGAGATCCGCGCCGAGATTGAAAGCCTGGTTCGCGGCGGAGCTTCCGCCATGGACGCAATGAAGGAAGTCGCGCGCAGCCACGGGATCGGCAAGCGCGATGTCTATCGAATTTGGGAGGACCATTGA
- a CDS encoding AAA family ATPase, which translates to MRSVLNPGRLRRAVEPVVSEPAHHDIEEALSSRIVGQAAAVEAIVPYVRMYQAGLAPEGRPAGVFLLLGPSGTGKTKTVEALAAVLHGSEKNVLKVDCGEFQLEHEVAKLIGAPPGYLGHRETQPLLSQAKVNAVTSERSSLSIVLLDEIEKAAPSMTRLLLGVLDKATLRLGDNNVVNFERSLIFMTSNLGAREMMATMRPGFGFESLGAGPSLDELSAKLNRIGENAVRRKFAPEFVNRIDSVVTYRPLGDQALDSILDMHLDDFRRLVAMRLGGSAFDIQVSPEARAFLLERGVSREFGARELKRTMHRHLIQPLASRVALGEIPAGALVSVEAGEDQLEFRHAVGSPRRRKVSLLDEAA; encoded by the coding sequence ATGCGCTCCGTACTAAACCCCGGCCGGCTCCGCCGGGCTGTGGAACCCGTGGTCAGCGAACCCGCTCATCACGATATCGAAGAGGCTCTCAGCTCCCGAATCGTCGGGCAGGCCGCTGCTGTTGAAGCGATCGTCCCGTATGTCCGGATGTACCAGGCAGGGCTGGCGCCCGAGGGTCGGCCGGCGGGCGTGTTTCTGCTCCTCGGCCCCAGCGGCACGGGCAAGACCAAGACCGTGGAGGCGTTGGCGGCGGTGCTTCATGGCAGCGAGAAGAACGTCCTCAAGGTCGACTGCGGGGAGTTTCAGCTCGAGCACGAGGTGGCGAAGCTGATCGGGGCGCCGCCGGGCTACCTGGGTCACCGGGAAACGCAGCCGTTGCTTTCGCAAGCCAAAGTAAATGCCGTTACCAGCGAACGGTCCAGCCTTTCAATTGTGCTGCTCGACGAAATCGAAAAAGCGGCGCCTTCGATGACGCGGCTGCTGCTCGGCGTACTCGACAAGGCAACTCTCCGGCTGGGCGACAACAACGTGGTGAATTTCGAACGGTCCCTGATCTTCATGACCAGCAACCTCGGCGCCCGGGAGATGATGGCGACCATGCGGCCGGGCTTCGGGTTCGAATCCCTCGGCGCGGGTCCGTCGCTCGACGAGCTGTCGGCAAAGCTCAACCGAATCGGCGAGAACGCGGTGCGGCGGAAGTTCGCGCCGGAGTTCGTGAACCGTATCGACTCGGTGGTGACGTACCGTCCGCTCGGCGATCAGGCGCTCGACTCCATTCTCGACATGCACCTCGACGACTTCCGGCGCTTGGTGGCGATGCGGCTGGGTGGCTCGGCGTTCGACATTCAGGTGAGTCCGGAGGCGCGGGCGTTTCTGCTGGAACGCGGCGTGAGCCGCGAGTTCGGGGCGCGCGAATTGAAGCGGACCATGCACCGTCATCTGATTCAGCCGCTGGCCTCGCGGGTTGCGTTGGGCGAGATTCCTGCGGGCGCGCTGGTGTCGGTGGAAGCCGGAGAAGACCAGCTCGAGTTCCGTCATGCCGTGGGAAGTCCGCGGCGGCGAAAGGTTTCGCTGCTCGACGAGGCGGCGTGA
- a CDS encoding TIGR00366 family protein, whose amino-acid sequence MHDRLDRFSRLVGQLVPDAITASVVLLLLLFGASLWLGDTAASTADAYYRGLWMLLPFTMQMTLIITLSAVLGSTALFRRAIETLSRVPRSANQVVVVAVALSAFFAYLYWGLGMALTPLVAIHFADQAERRGIRIDFLFFLALLWAANSCWQFGLSASAPLLLATPGHFLEKLTGVVPLSRTIWSPAAIVLTLVFPALLMVVGCLLMPKQVRAVSGFPSALEAAAEPDPDPEPSGLSERIEHSGVVTLVLTGILGVWLYTHFFTKKLGLDINSLNTILLASCLLLQGSVHRFMRALEHAVRSAWPVIVLYHLYAGVAGLIQFTSVGEFLASAVAAVSTPYTFPLLAAISGGVVSVFVPSSGGQWAIQGFVTSKAALAVGVTVERGMLALSVGDHMGNLTAPFWYMVIGGIARVNFREFFGYGLFFSVIWFTLGVAAFTFLPC is encoded by the coding sequence ATGCACGACCGGCTCGACCGTTTCTCGCGCCTCGTGGGCCAACTCGTTCCCGATGCAATCACCGCGTCCGTGGTTCTGCTGCTGCTCTTGTTCGGCGCGTCGCTGTGGCTTGGCGACACCGCCGCTTCCACTGCCGACGCCTACTATCGGGGCTTGTGGATGCTGCTGCCGTTCACGATGCAGATGACTCTCATCATCACCCTCAGCGCCGTGCTCGGGTCGACGGCTCTGTTTCGCCGGGCAATCGAGACCCTTTCGCGCGTCCCGCGAAGCGCCAACCAGGTGGTGGTTGTCGCGGTGGCGCTCTCCGCGTTTTTCGCCTACCTCTACTGGGGACTCGGGATGGCGCTCACGCCGCTCGTTGCGATTCACTTCGCGGACCAAGCCGAGCGCCGCGGCATCCGGATCGATTTTCTGTTCTTCCTCGCGCTGTTGTGGGCGGCGAACTCGTGCTGGCAGTTTGGGCTCTCGGCGAGCGCGCCGTTGTTGTTGGCGACGCCAGGGCACTTCCTCGAAAAGCTGACCGGCGTGGTGCCGCTGTCGCGGACCATCTGGTCGCCGGCGGCTATCGTGTTGACGCTTGTCTTCCCGGCTCTGCTGATGGTGGTGGGGTGCCTGCTGATGCCAAAGCAGGTGCGGGCCGTTTCCGGCTTCCCCTCCGCGCTCGAGGCCGCCGCTGAACCCGATCCCGATCCGGAGCCCTCCGGATTGTCCGAGCGCATCGAGCACAGCGGCGTGGTGACGCTCGTGTTGACGGGGATACTTGGCGTCTGGCTCTACACCCACTTCTTCACGAAGAAGCTCGGGCTCGACATCAACTCGCTGAACACGATCCTTCTCGCGTCGTGTCTGCTGCTGCAGGGCAGTGTGCACCGGTTCATGCGCGCTCTTGAGCATGCGGTGCGGTCGGCGTGGCCGGTGATCGTGCTCTATCACCTTTACGCCGGAGTCGCCGGATTGATCCAGTTCACCTCGGTGGGTGAATTTCTCGCGTCGGCCGTCGCCGCTGTCTCGACACCCTACACGTTCCCCCTGCTGGCGGCGATCTCCGGCGGGGTCGTGTCGGTTTTCGTTCCATCGAGCGGCGGGCAGTGGGCCATCCAGGGCTTCGTGACGTCGAAGGCGGCGCTGGCCGTCGGCGTCACCGTGGAGCGCGGGATGCTCGCGCTCAGCGTCGGCGATCACATGGGCAACCTGACCGCGCCTTTCTGGTACATGGTGATCGGCGGGATCGCCCGGGTGAACTTCCGCGAGTTCTTCGGCTACGGTCTGTTCTTTTCGGTTATATGGTTCACGCTCGGGGTGGCCGCGTTTACGTTTTTGCCCTGCTGA
- the bshA gene encoding N-acetyl-alpha-D-glucosaminyl L-malate synthase BshA has protein sequence MRIGITCYPTYGGSGIVATELGMELAARGHDVHFISYAPPVRLVPSLERVHFHEVETTAYPLFLYPPYTLSLAARMAEVAVRYELDLLHVHYAIPHSISAMLAKQMLAARDGGRVLPFVTTLHGTDITLVGVEPSYFEITRFSIDQSDGVTTVSGYLDERTREVFGITRPIEVIHNFVNCELYKPAVAPRRGPSRLVHVSNFRAVKRPCDCVRILAASGDAGVELWMVGDGPERSRAERLASELGVSARVNFLGKQDRVEELLPQCDILLLPSEHEAFGLAALEAMACGVVPVAARTGGLGELITHGRDGFLEPMGDVEAHAARVRELLGDASLRARMAAHARQTAIDRFSTDSIIPRYEAYYRRVVVG, from the coding sequence ATGAGAATCGGGATTACTTGCTATCCGACCTACGGTGGCAGCGGCATCGTCGCCACGGAACTGGGCATGGAACTGGCCGCGCGCGGGCACGACGTGCACTTCATCAGCTATGCGCCGCCCGTTCGCCTGGTGCCGTCGCTCGAGCGCGTCCATTTTCACGAAGTGGAGACCACCGCGTACCCGCTGTTCCTGTATCCGCCCTACACGCTTTCGTTGGCCGCCCGGATGGCCGAGGTGGCCGTCCGCTACGAACTGGACCTGCTTCACGTCCATTATGCGATTCCACATTCGATCTCGGCCATGCTCGCGAAGCAGATGCTCGCGGCGCGCGATGGCGGACGCGTGTTGCCGTTCGTCACGACGCTCCACGGCACCGATATCACGCTTGTGGGCGTCGAGCCCTCGTATTTCGAGATCACGCGCTTTTCGATCGACCAATCGGACGGCGTGACGACCGTGAGCGGCTACCTTGATGAGCGGACGCGCGAGGTGTTCGGAATCACCCGGCCAATCGAGGTGATCCACAACTTTGTCAACTGCGAGCTGTACAAACCCGCCGTCGCCCCGCGGCGGGGCCCGTCCCGTCTCGTGCACGTCTCGAACTTCCGCGCCGTGAAGCGCCCGTGCGACTGCGTGCGGATTCTCGCCGCGTCCGGCGATGCCGGGGTCGAGCTCTGGATGGTGGGCGATGGGCCGGAGCGAAGCCGCGCCGAACGTCTTGCGTCCGAACTGGGCGTGTCCGCGCGGGTGAACTTCCTGGGCAAGCAGGACCGCGTGGAAGAGTTGCTTCCACAATGCGATATCCTGCTGCTGCCGAGCGAACACGAAGCGTTCGGATTGGCCGCGCTCGAAGCGATGGCGTGCGGCGTGGTTCCAGTGGCGGCTCGCACGGGCGGCTTGGGTGAGCTGATCACCCACGGGCGCGACGGGTTCCTCGAGCCGATGGGTGACGTGGAGGCGCACGCCGCGCGCGTACGGGAACTGCTCGGCGACGCCTCGCTGCGGGCGCGCATGGCGGCGCACGCCCGGCAAACCGCGATCGACCGGTTCTCCACCGATTCAATCATTCCGCGATACGAAGCCTACTATCGCCGCGTGGTCGTCGGCTGA
- a CDS encoding histidine kinase — MRLARVAVAGAMLWTAVSLPDRIAAAVYVAFAIAALAWARLGRPPLVRIALAVDLVAPFAVPWALTRTGAGLALFWFFYVAASLILFHKWRDTAIAAAAWWLLAALRLPEQLTIAVLLGALAVVANGLKHQYDARLFRLSRQSVMSRAEAFSAREAERDRIANEFHDGPLQSFMSLQMRLEVARRMLERDHDQGMSELEQFREFWLSQVTSLRNFVHTIRGRNEPPPADLGHSLALLAEAFEKESGIRVTYRSSADLARLDPDAAGEVLNLVREGLHNIHKHAAATSVEVGLADSNGALELRIEDNGKGFPFQGTFTLEELDAMGAGPVSIRRRVHNLEGAMRIESGEGKGSTLRIRIPVEEFGD, encoded by the coding sequence ATGCGCCTGGCGCGCGTCGCCGTTGCGGGGGCCATGCTTTGGACGGCGGTTTCCCTCCCGGACCGCATCGCCGCCGCCGTCTACGTCGCCTTCGCCATCGCGGCCCTCGCCTGGGCTCGCCTCGGCCGTCCGCCGCTGGTGCGGATCGCGCTGGCAGTGGATCTGGTGGCGCCCTTTGCCGTCCCGTGGGCGCTGACCCGCACGGGCGCCGGTCTGGCCCTGTTCTGGTTTTTCTACGTCGCCGCCTCGCTGATTCTGTTTCACAAGTGGCGCGACACCGCGATTGCCGCCGCCGCATGGTGGCTGCTGGCCGCACTGCGCCTTCCGGAGCAGCTTACGATCGCGGTTCTGCTCGGCGCGCTCGCCGTCGTCGCGAATGGGCTGAAACACCAATACGACGCCCGCCTGTTCCGCCTCTCGCGCCAATCGGTGATGAGCCGCGCCGAGGCCTTCTCCGCCCGCGAAGCCGAGCGGGACCGGATCGCCAACGAGTTCCACGACGGTCCCCTGCAAAGCTTTATGAGCCTCCAGATGAGGCTCGAGGTGGCGCGGCGCATGCTCGAACGCGACCATGACCAGGGGATGAGCGAACTCGAGCAGTTCCGCGAATTCTGGCTCAGCCAAGTGACTTCGCTCCGGAACTTCGTGCACACCATCCGCGGGCGCAACGAGCCGCCTCCGGCCGATCTCGGCCATTCTCTCGCGCTGCTCGCCGAAGCGTTCGAGAAGGAAAGCGGCATCCGCGTCACCTACCGGTCGTCAGCCGATCTCGCAAGGCTCGACCCCGACGCCGCCGGCGAGGTCCTGAATCTGGTTCGGGAGGGGCTTCACAACATCCACAAGCACGCCGCGGCGACGAGCGTCGAAGTCGGGCTCGCGGACTCCAATGGAGCGCTCGAACTTCGGATCGAAGACAACGGCAAGGGCTTCCCGTTTCAGGGAACCTTCACGCTCGAGGAACTCGACGCGATGGGCGCCGGCCCGGTATCCATCCGCCGCCGGGTGCACAACCTCGAGGGCGCCATGCGGATCGAATCCGGCGAAGGGAAAGGCTCCACTCTTCGGATTCGTATTCCCGTGGAGGAATTCGGAGATTGA
- a CDS encoding class I SAM-dependent methyltransferase encodes MLLRATLMLGAVAVFAQQTAKKPDLAPYYPTPETIVDKMLQFGELKAGEKMFDVGSGDGRIVIMAADKYKADATGVEMDADLYKRSSDRIKQKGLNARARIIHGDAMQQDYSAADMLTVYLLPSSNDKLRPILEKQLKKGTRIVSHDFEFSGWTPEKIENIDDDGEGRSHTLYLYRR; translated from the coding sequence ATGCTGTTACGCGCAACTCTGATGCTGGGCGCTGTCGCCGTTTTCGCCCAACAAACCGCGAAGAAACCCGACTTGGCTCCTTACTATCCGACGCCGGAGACGATCGTCGACAAGATGCTCCAATTCGGAGAACTCAAGGCCGGCGAAAAGATGTTCGACGTCGGCAGCGGCGACGGGCGAATCGTCATCATGGCGGCGGACAAGTACAAGGCCGACGCTACTGGCGTCGAGATGGACGCCGACCTGTACAAGCGCAGTTCGGACCGCATCAAGCAAAAGGGCCTGAACGCGCGCGCCCGCATTATCCACGGTGACGCGATGCAGCAGGACTACTCCGCGGCCGACATGCTCACCGTCTATTTGCTGCCGAGTTCCAACGACAAGCTGCGCCCGATCCTCGAAAAGCAACTCAAGAAGGGGACTCGTATCGTCTCGCATGACTTCGAGTTCTCCGGTTGGACGCCCGAGAAGATCGAGAACATCGACGACGACGGCGAGGGGCGCTCTCATACGCTGTACTTATACCGGCGCTGA
- the thiD gene encoding bifunctional hydroxymethylpyrimidine kinase/phosphomethylpyrimidine kinase, which produces MAAVALTIAGSDPSGGAGLQADLKAFHQFGVYGEAVVTLVTVQNTRSVSAVETLGARLVAEQIEAVVSDIPPGAAKTGALGTAAIVEAVAAAAARFAFPLVVDPVMISKHGAPLIGADGASAVRHRLLPRAYLVTPNRPEAEELAGAPIRTAAAARDAAKRIRDLGAANVLIKGGHFEGAADDWLLTASGDWVLLPGDRVDTPHTHGTGCTYSAAITAGLALGDGLAEAVRRAKGFIAAAIAGAPGLGGGNGPVNHFAAAPARGKG; this is translated from the coding sequence ATGGCTGCCGTAGCACTGACGATCGCCGGCTCGGACCCTTCGGGCGGCGCCGGGTTGCAGGCCGATCTCAAGGCATTTCATCAGTTTGGCGTCTACGGCGAAGCCGTTGTCACATTAGTGACGGTGCAAAACACGCGCTCCGTTTCGGCCGTCGAGACGCTCGGCGCGAGGCTCGTCGCGGAGCAAATCGAAGCCGTGGTCTCCGACATTCCACCCGGCGCGGCAAAGACCGGCGCGCTCGGCACGGCGGCCATCGTCGAGGCCGTCGCCGCCGCCGCGGCGCGCTTCGCCTTCCCGCTGGTGGTCGATCCGGTAATGATCAGCAAGCACGGAGCGCCGTTGATCGGAGCGGACGGCGCGTCCGCCGTGCGGCACCGGCTGTTGCCGCGCGCCTACCTGGTGACGCCGAACCGGCCCGAAGCAGAGGAACTGGCCGGCGCGCCGATCCGGACCGCCGCGGCGGCCCGGGATGCCGCCAAACGGATTCGCGATCTGGGCGCCGCCAATGTCCTGATCAAGGGCGGCCATTTCGAAGGGGCCGCCGACGACTGGCTGCTCACTGCCTCCGGCGACTGGGTGCTTCTTCCGGGAGACCGTGTGGATACGCCGCACACGCATGGAACCGGCTGCACGTATTCGGCCGCGATCACGGCCGGGCTGGCGCTGGGAGACGGGCTGGCCGAAGCCGTGCGGCGGGCGAAAGGATTCATCGCGGCGGCCATCGCCGGGGCTCCCGGCCTCGGCGGCGGCAACGGCCCGGTGAACCACTTCGCGGCGGCGCCTGCACGCGGGAAGGGATGA